A window of the Cololabis saira isolate AMF1-May2022 chromosome 19, fColSai1.1, whole genome shotgun sequence genome harbors these coding sequences:
- the LOC133418849 gene encoding C-reactive protein-like isoform X2 → MSVNTSMIAVIVLGVALLPLTPSSAMQGLGEKVLIFPYETDFSFVALIPQKEMALRAFTLCMRVATELPEEREIILFAYRTADYDELNVWRERDGRVSFYLSGDGTFFHLPPLTTFRTSLCLTWESRTGLAAFWVEGKRSTYQVYKPGHSIRPKGTVLLGQDPDKHLGGLEAQQSFVGEMTDLNMWDFVLSRSMIQAWHYGHKVPKGNIFDWATMEYELNGNVMVVDDD, encoded by the exons ATg AGTGTCAACACTTCCATGATTGCTGTGATTGTTCTTGGTGTAGCTTTATTGCCTTTGACTCCATCCTCAGCTATGCAAG GTTTGGGGGAAAAAGTCCTGATCTTCCCTTATGAAACGGATTTCAGCTTTGTGGCCTTGATCCCCCAGAAGGAGATGGCTCTCCGGGCCTTCACCCTCTGCATGCGTGTGGCCACCGAGCTGCCGGAGGAGCGGGAGATCATCCTCTTTGCTTACCGCACCGCAGACTATGATGAACTCAACGTGTGGCGTGAAAGGGACGGCCGTGTCTCCTTCTACTTGAGCGGCGACGGCACATTCTTCCACCTCCCTCCCCTCACCACCTTCCGCACCAGCCTCTGCCTCACCTGGGAGTCTCGCACCGGCCTCGCAGCTTTCTGGGTTGAGGGAAAGCGCAGTACCTACCAGGTTTACAAACCCGGTCACAGCATTCGACCCAAAGGTACGGTGCTGCTGGGCCAAGACCCAGACAAACACCTGGGAGGGTTGGAGGCCCAGCAGAGCTTTGTAGGGGAGATGACCGATCTGAACATGTGGGACTTTGTGCTTTCTCGGAGCATGATCCAGGCCTGGCACTACGGACACAAGGTCCCCAAGGGAAACATCTTTGACTGGGCCACCATGGAGTACGAGCTGAACGGGAATGTGATGGTGGTGGATGATGACTGA
- the LOC133418849 gene encoding C-reactive protein-like isoform X1: MSVNTSMIAVIVLGVALLPLTPSSAMQAGLGEKVLIFPYETDFSFVALIPQKEMALRAFTLCMRVATELPEEREIILFAYRTADYDELNVWRERDGRVSFYLSGDGTFFHLPPLTTFRTSLCLTWESRTGLAAFWVEGKRSTYQVYKPGHSIRPKGTVLLGQDPDKHLGGLEAQQSFVGEMTDLNMWDFVLSRSMIQAWHYGHKVPKGNIFDWATMEYELNGNVMVVDDD, from the exons ATg AGTGTCAACACTTCCATGATTGCTGTGATTGTTCTTGGTGTAGCTTTATTGCCTTTGACTCCATCCTCAGCTATGCAAG CAGGTTTGGGGGAAAAAGTCCTGATCTTCCCTTATGAAACGGATTTCAGCTTTGTGGCCTTGATCCCCCAGAAGGAGATGGCTCTCCGGGCCTTCACCCTCTGCATGCGTGTGGCCACCGAGCTGCCGGAGGAGCGGGAGATCATCCTCTTTGCTTACCGCACCGCAGACTATGATGAACTCAACGTGTGGCGTGAAAGGGACGGCCGTGTCTCCTTCTACTTGAGCGGCGACGGCACATTCTTCCACCTCCCTCCCCTCACCACCTTCCGCACCAGCCTCTGCCTCACCTGGGAGTCTCGCACCGGCCTCGCAGCTTTCTGGGTTGAGGGAAAGCGCAGTACCTACCAGGTTTACAAACCCGGTCACAGCATTCGACCCAAAGGTACGGTGCTGCTGGGCCAAGACCCAGACAAACACCTGGGAGGGTTGGAGGCCCAGCAGAGCTTTGTAGGGGAGATGACCGATCTGAACATGTGGGACTTTGTGCTTTCTCGGAGCATGATCCAGGCCTGGCACTACGGACACAAGGTCCCCAAGGGAAACATCTTTGACTGGGCCACCATGGAGTACGAGCTGAACGGGAATGTGATGGTGGTGGATGATGACTGA